CGGATACCGCAACCCCGTAAGCCATCCCCATCAGCATGAGCTGGGCTCCGTTACTGCCCCAATCCACCCCGAATAAATAGTGGGTGGCGCTCACGAACACCGTGAACTGAAGGAGAGTGAAGGCGAGGGTGCCGAGGAACTTCCCTCCCATGATCGAGGAGTGGCGGACGGGACTGATCATGAGCCTTGCCAATGTATCGGTATTCCGCTCCTGAAGGATTGTTTTGGCGCCCATTGTCGTGTTGAAGAGAATGAACATGACCCCCATGGCGGCAGCGTAGTATTGCATGCCTGTAAGAGGTTTCTTTCCATTTTCTTCAGAAAGGACACCGCTTTCCTTTGAACCGGCAATTCCATTTAGCTTTCCTGAAAGATCCTCCATGGTTCCGGCAAGGTCCGCATTCTGATTGGCCACCGGCACGGCCAGTTCCTTCCCTACGGTCCTTGTTGCCGCAGAAACGGTAGCCACCCGATTGGTGAATGATTCGGTGATGGTCGAGAGGATCGAGAACTGAATCTCTTTCCCTGGATCCTTGAACATTTTGACCGGCTCATGGTTCCCCTGCAGCAGCCCTTCTCCCCAGCCTTCAGGAAGTACAAGGCCAGCATCCACCTGCCCCTCCTGGATCGCCTTCCGTAAGTCGGCTTCATTGCTGTATTTCTTTATGGTGATGCTTTCCTTCAACGCCTCCCCTTGAAGGGTGTCCTGAAGGAATCGTTGGGTCAGTTCATCTTGGGACGCCGTGACGACTCCCGCAGTCAGATCGGGGAGCGTTGCGCTTTCGCTGAATGTCCCCCTCAAGGCAGTCCCAAGGATGGCGGTCAGGATAATCGGCATGAGTAAAAGTGTGATGAACGATTTGCGGTCTTTGAGGCGGATTTTGATATCTTTCCATGCAATCGTGAACATGTTCATTTCATTCTCCCCCTAATCCCGTAACGTTCGACCTGTGAGTTGCAGGAAGAGCGTCTCAAGATTCGATTCTTTGATTTCAACGGATTGGATCTTTAACCCGGCATGGACGGCCGTCGTGATGACCGATGCCACGGCTTCCTGGGGGTTCGGCGCGAATACTTCAATGGTGCATTCTTCTTGCTGAAACACCATATGCACACTTTCAGCTGTATTTTTTAAGGCTTCCATCGCCTCATCAGGCAAACGGTCGACTTTCATTTCAATAAAGCTGCTTCCCGTCAGGCGGCTGCACAGCTCCCGTTTCGTCCCAAGGGCGATGACTTCTCCGTGGTCGATGATGCCTACCCGGTTACAAAGGAACTCAACTTCTTCCATGTAGTGACTCGTGTAGATAATCGTCATGCCCTTTTCATTCAGGGCTTTGACCGTTTCCAGAATATGATTCCGTGACTGTGGATCGATGCCGACCGTCGGCTCATCCATGATCAACAGCTCCGGCTCGTGCATCAGGGCCGCTCCGATGTTGATCCTCCGCTTCATTCCCCCGGAGAAGGTTTCGATGCGATCTCTCCCCCTGTCTTTCAGCCCGACGATTTCAAGCACTTCCTCCACTCGCTTTTTTGCCTGCGTGCCGGTCAAACCGTACATCTTCCCCCAGAAAATCAGATTATCCCTCGCCGACATCGTTGGATAAAGGGCGATTTCCTGCGGCACGACCCCGATCTTCTTCTTGATTGCCAAGGGGAATTGTTTCACTGATTGGCTTTCGACCAGCACTTCTCCATGGTCGCAGGGCACAAGCCCGCAAATCATTGAAATCGTCGTCGACTTTCCCGCTCCGTTCGGTCCAAGAAGTCCGAACGCTTCACCCTTTTCGATCGTAAAGGAAACGTTCTTGACGACCTCTTTTTTTCCATAGCTTTTCTTCAGTTCTTTCACCTCTAACATATCTCCACACCCTTTTTTATTTGGCTATACATCTAGTATAGTGGGATTCCTCTCTTTCCAAATCCCTCCAGCGATAGAAATTGAACATAAAAAAATACAGCTGTGATAGCTGTATTTCATAAGCGTAATATGCCAAAAGTCATGGTTCAGTAATGTGTGATATGATAGCGGACAGCAAAGATCGCCGCCTGGGTCCGGTCCCTCAGCTCCAGCTTGCTGATGAGGTTCGAGACATGATTCTTCACGGTCCCTTCCGATATAAACAGTTGCCCCGCAATCTCTTTATTGTTCAGCCCGAGGCCGAGTTGATTCAGCACTTCGAGTTCCCGTTCCGTCAAGTCCTGCAAGACGTCCGGGACGGTGGTGGAAGATGGATCAGACGACTGGTTCCTTTTCATTTCCCTGACGATATCGGCGGTCAGTTCTTTCGGGAGGACCATGCCCCCTGATTGCACCGTCATGATTGCCTGGACGATGGCGTCTGTCGGCATATCCTTCAATAAATAGCCACTGGCACCTTCTTCGAGGGCTTTAAAGATGAGCTCACTGTCATTGAATGTCGTCAGCATGAGCACCTTGATGTCCGGATAAGCGGAAGTGATCAACCTCGTCCCTTCCACCCCGTCCGCGACCGGCATGCGGATATCCATGAGGACGAGGTCAGGTTGGAGTTCCTCCGCTTTCTCGAGCGCTTCCTTTCCATTGGACGCGACCCCTACGACATCGATCTCACTTCTGAGATCAAGGATCGTTGCAAGTCCGTCCCTCATTAATTCTTGATCGTCGACGATTAAGATGTTGACCATTTATGCTCCCCCCATTTGCCATTTCATCTCTTTCAGCGGTACCGCTGCTTTCACAAGGAAGCCCTCTTCTGTGCTCTGAAATACGGTCGTACCCCCATGTTCATGGATCCGGTCCCTCATATGCTTCAAGCCAAATCCAGGGTGGATGTCTCCTGCCCCCACTCCGTCGTCGTGAATACCGACCGTCACGTCGGACACTGAGACTTCAAGCGTGACGCTGCAAGTCTTCGCACGACCGTGACGGACTGCATTGGTGATCGATTCCTGAATGACCCGGGTCAAGTCCATCTGAAGCGAAACCGGGATCGTCATCGCATCTCCTTTGACGGTGAAGGTGGAGACGAGTCCGGTCATTTCCTGATAATCCTCCAACAGTTTCCGGATTGTCGTGATGAAGGACTGTGGCTGATTGTCATCCTTCAGCGTCCTGACAGACAGGCGGATTTCCTGGAGCGTCTCCCGGGCAAGCCCTTCACAAAGCCCGATCTTCTGCCGGCTCACATCTGGACGTGTCTCCATCAGCTCTTTCGCCACTTGAAGCTGAACGAGGAGCGCCGTCATCTTATGGCCGACCGTATCGTGGATTTCCCCTGAGATCCGGTTCCGTTCCCGAACGAGCGTCAACTCCTCCACCTGCTTCGCATACTGATGCAGCTGCTCATGGGCGGACGCCAATTCATCATGTGCAGACTGAAGCTCCCCGTACTGGGTTTCGATCTTCGTCCGGGCACGGAGAAGTTTGTGAATGAGCCTTCCGACAACAGCCTGAAACAGGATAAAACTGAAGTTGATGACATTTTCCAACGGGGAAAACACGCCTGTCACTTCATAGATGTAGTACATTGCCCCAAACCACGTGATGAAAAAGGCAATGGAAAACATGTAAAGGACCCTTCTGTTTTCAGCAGTCAAGAAAAGACTGACAGCGTTCACCCCGAACAGGATTAAATACAGGGAGGAATTCGGCTGAAACAGCACGAACCCTGTAATCAATATGAAATCCAGGACGAGCGGCAGCGGATAATACCTGTCTCCCCGTTCGCTGACAAAAAGGAGATGATTGAGCGTAAACCCAATCCCAGCTGAAATCACAAAAATCAGTTGTAAGGCTGTAGGCGTCCCGACTGAACCATAGTAGATATAACTGATCATAAGCAGCATGACGAGACGAAGCCCGGTCAAAAACGTCAACTTCACGGAATCACCCTTCATATGTAGAATATATTACCATTATAAGCTTCATTCCGATGTTTTGTAAGGTCATATCTGCCCTCAGTCCTGCTATACTTAAATAACAACCACCCCATAGAAAGAAGGTCATGCCATGAAAGATGTCCTCATCCAATACATGAAACGCTTCTCAGATCTCAGCGAAGAGGAGCTCCGAAAGCTGACGGCGGACGTACCTGTTGCTTCTTATAAAAAAGGAACCGTCCTCCTGCATCAAGGAGAGGTCCCTCATAAATGTTATTTTGTTTTAAAAGGATGTATTCGTCAGTTTGCCGTTGACCAAGATGGAGATGAGCATACCTTCAATTTTTTCACAGAGGAACAGAGTGTCACCATTTTCAGCATGGATCAGCCCTCAAAGTACGCTCTGTCCTGCCTGGAAGACTGCACGCTCATTGTCGGTGATTTGGCGACCGAGCAGGAGAATTATGATGCCCATCCCATCCTTGAAGCGATGACCCGCAAGATGATGGAAGCAGACATGGGCACGATGCGGGATGAGTTTGCGTCGTTCATGTCTTCTTCACCGGAGCAACGCTATGGGCTGCTACTCGAAAATAGGCCCGACCTGATTGAAAGGGTGCCCCAATATCAGCTCGCAAGCTATTTAGGCATCACGCCCGAGTCCCTCAGCCGCATCAAGAAACGGGCCGCGGGCAACCTGCGGATCGTCGACTAATCCATCGTCAGCTTCCGTCCCCTGACGAGGAGCCAGATCCCAAACCCGATTTCCCCGACAAACATCGGCGCCATCAAGATCAGCTCAAGAAGATGGGTTACGCTTTCAAGGGACGGCATGAACGTATAAATCCCGTGAATCAGCGTATAACCGAAGCCTGCCAGGATTAAGAGAATGCTGACCGGCTTCGGAATATACCCCGTCCTCACCGCCACATAACCAACGACCATGAGATGGAAGCCGAACAGAATCAACCCCAATGACCAAACATCTTCAAATGCCGCAATCGACCCCATCACCTCCACCGCCGTCCCGTCCGGATTCCCTGCAGCCCGGCCCGCAACCGCAAGATGGGACACAGCTATCGCCAGCACCACCGTGTAAACGAGCCGCAGCCCTCCGCCTATCCATGCCCCCACCCGGTCAAACGGCTTCAAAAACAGAACCAAACACCACGCCACCACCAAATCGGTGATGACAATCACCACCCACCCCACTATCTCCATCCCAAACCACACCGAACCCGCCTGAATATTCCTCAGCGTCGCCTCCCCGTCCCCCGCCACAACAAGTGAACTGTGCACAAACCCATAAGAAAAAAATGCCGCAACCGTCATGATCAACAGAGAAACCCCGGCAACGGCCGCCGATTTATGTTGAATTGTTTTCATAAAATGACCTCCTGATATGTTGGTACTTATGATTGTAGAGGGATTTGGAGGGAGGGGCATTGACTTAAGTTAAGAACCTGGGAAAAATGATGCTGACTCTTATTGGTTTATCCCTGCATCCTCACAGGCGGAAACAATTATGTGGTAAAATATAGTAATCATGACTGAAATATATTGATTCATAGGGGGAATTTGATGAATGTTCTCAGAATTGGTTTGAATATACTGATCCCATTTTTCATTGGATTCCTGGCTTTTGCTACCTGGATGGGGTATATAGCAGAACATATCAGGGATGATTACAACTTTAAATGGATTGCCCTTTTACTGATGATAGCAGGATACATTATTCAATTTTATAAGAGAACGGTTGGGTATGTGCTTGTTGGTTTAAGCGTGTGGTGGTGGTTTGTGTTGTGAATCGGGCTTTGGGAATGACATGTGTTCCGGCGAATCTACACAAGACGACTCACCCCAAAAAAACTCTTTTCACGAGGTGAAAATATGATCATAGCGGCACTCATCGCCCTTAATGCAATTGTCGGTTATCAATTTGTTTCAAACCTGATTGAAGCAATCAAAGTGGAGGATTTTGAGGAAGAAAAGAAGAAAAAGATGAATGCAGGCATACATTTTGTTCTGTGGACGTGGTCAGTCATCTTTATGATGATGTTGTTTATTGGCGGGTGAGTTGAGAGGTGTTGTTTTCACTAATGTAGGCATGGCTTAGACAGCTTTACCAGCAAATGAATGGGCAATAGATTTAATAATGTTGGAGGTTAAGACAATGAGCCAAATCATACATATTACATCCTTGAAGTATCCTGATTCCTTACATTACGAGTGGGAAGGCGAACTGGTTTGGAAGACATCCAATTATGTAATGGTACTGTGCAAGGCAGGAAGGAAGTTAATACACCACACAAAAAACACTACGTTTACAATTGATGTTACATCATTGGAATTCTTCTCACTCAAAGAAGGATTTACAGCCGCGATGGAAATAAGAGATGGCAGTATTGTTTCATATTATTGCAATGTTGCTTCGCCGGCGGTATTAAGAGGCAATGAACTGTCTTATGTTGATTTGGATTTAGACCTCATCAAAAGGGAAAATGAGCATTGGCAAGTGATTGATGAAGAAGAGTTTGAAATCAACAGCTTGAAATACAACTACCCTCTTGAATTAAAAGAAGGTGCGATCCGATCGTTGGAGAAACTGCTAAGCAAGGTTCGGAAAAAGGAATTTCCATTTAGTGAGGATGTGTTGGAAAGTTTAAGACCGAAACATAGTAACCTTCTTTCACACGAACCACTCGGTAAATAGCCAACCGCCTTTCAAAGAATAAAGAAATAAAACCGTTCAACAAGGAGTGTAACGATGTCCAACACAAATTCAAACACCAGCAAAGAACTGTCGGTAACCGGAACTATCACGCCTAAGGAATATAAAAAATTTCATTCTTATCACAGCGGTAAACTGATCAAATGGGTGGTGATCGGTACTTATATCCTCTTCTTCTCTCTGCTCACTTATCTTCTCTATCAGCCAGGTGACATATGGGATTATGAAGAGATGGCATCCCTCCTTTTGGTGAATTCTTTCCTGTCTGTTTGCCTTTCATTCCTATTTTTCCTTTACGGAAAAGGGATTCTGTTCATTAAAGCATCACGGGAATATAAGAGTGACCAATTGATCAAGCAAGACATCTCATATACATTCAGCGGAGACGGCATCACTCAAAAAAGAGGAAGGTCCGTCAGTTATATTCAATGGAAGGAAATCGTTTCTGTACGTGAGCAACCTTCCATGTTTCTTATCTATTTGTCAAAAAGTAAAGCCATTGTCCTGCCGAAGAGATTCTTTGATTCCCGAGAAGAATTAGAGGCTTTTAAGGAATTGATTGAAGGGAATGTTTTGGCGAAAAAAAGAAACGTTTAGTTTGAACAGAAAGGGGTCCCTATGGCCAGAAGATATAATGTATGGTCTTTTTATTTAACTTTATTGATACTCTTGTCCCTGGCGAACCTTGTTTTTTCAGAATGGAAGGTATCGCCCCCTTCATACATTCTTTGGGGAATGTCAATCCTCACACTGATACTGGGAATAAGGGGATTTAAGGATCGAACGGGCAGACTGTCCAGGTTTCGAAGCTGGTTTACAGTCATCCTCTCGCCGATATTATCCATCTTTCTTTTTCTCGGTGTGATACGGTTCCTGTTCATTTCAGAAGACCTCATCAAAACTTCTGTTTCCCCAGATGAACAGTACCAGGTTGAATTTTACCTGTTAAATGGTGGGGCCACTACATCATTCGGGGTGATTGGTAAGTTGGATGGCCCATTATGGTTCGAGAAAACCATATACAATCAATATCCAATGGATCACGCCAATGTTAAATGGCTTGATGATCATACTGTATCAATAAATAATCGCATTCTTAATTTAAAAGAGGGCGAAACATATCTTGATTGAGCGGGACAAAAC
The nucleotide sequence above comes from Bacillus sp. KH172YL63. Encoded proteins:
- a CDS encoding ABC transporter permease, coding for MNMFTIAWKDIKIRLKDRKSFITLLLMPIILTAILGTALRGTFSESATLPDLTAGVVTASQDELTQRFLQDTLQGEALKESITIKKYSNEADLRKAIQEGQVDAGLVLPEGWGEGLLQGNHEPVKMFKDPGKEIQFSILSTITESFTNRVATVSAATRTVGKELAVPVANQNADLAGTMEDLSGKLNGIAGSKESGVLSEENGKKPLTGMQYYAAAMGVMFILFNTTMGAKTILQERNTDTLARLMISPVRHSSIMGGKFLGTLAFTLLQFTVFVSATHYLFGVDWGSNGAQLMLMGMAYGVAVSGLAMMLAGFISEEKTVDSIGGIGVQVLALLGGSMIPLALFPEALQQLAVIAPNKWALGGFLDIMNGTQWGTLILPITILILSGLTACMIGSLKLKHR
- a CDS encoding response regulator — protein: MVNILIVDDQELMRDGLATILDLRSEIDVVGVASNGKEALEKAEELQPDLVLMDIRMPVADGVEGTRLITSAYPDIKVLMLTTFNDSELIFKALEEGASGYLLKDMPTDAIVQAIMTVQSGGMVLPKELTADIVREMKRNQSSDPSSTTVPDVLQDLTERELEVLNQLGLGLNNKEIAGQLFISEGTVKNHVSNLISKLELRDRTQAAIFAVRYHITHY
- a CDS encoding sensor histidine kinase; this translates as MKLTFLTGLRLVMLLMISYIYYGSVGTPTALQLIFVISAGIGFTLNHLLFVSERGDRYYPLPLVLDFILITGFVLFQPNSSLYLILFGVNAVSLFLTAENRRVLYMFSIAFFITWFGAMYYIYEVTGVFSPLENVINFSFILFQAVVGRLIHKLLRARTKIETQYGELQSAHDELASAHEQLHQYAKQVEELTLVRERNRISGEIHDTVGHKMTALLVQLQVAKELMETRPDVSRQKIGLCEGLARETLQEIRLSVRTLKDDNQPQSFITTIRKLLEDYQEMTGLVSTFTVKGDAMTIPVSLQMDLTRVIQESITNAVRHGRAKTCSVTLEVSVSDVTVGIHDDGVGAGDIHPGFGLKHMRDRIHEHGGTTVFQSTEEGFLVKAAVPLKEMKWQMGGA
- a CDS encoding Crp/Fnr family transcriptional regulator — translated: MKDVLIQYMKRFSDLSEEELRKLTADVPVASYKKGTVLLHQGEVPHKCYFVLKGCIRQFAVDQDGDEHTFNFFTEEQSVTIFSMDQPSKYALSCLEDCTLIVGDLATEQENYDAHPILEAMTRKMMEADMGTMRDEFASFMSSSPEQRYGLLLENRPDLIERVPQYQLASYLGITPESLSRIKKRAAGNLRIVD
- a CDS encoding DUF4386 domain-containing protein; this encodes MKTIQHKSAAVAGVSLLIMTVAAFFSYGFVHSSLVVAGDGEATLRNIQAGSVWFGMEIVGWVVIVITDLVVAWCLVLFLKPFDRVGAWIGGGLRLVYTVVLAIAVSHLAVAGRAAGNPDGTAVEVMGSIAAFEDVWSLGLILFGFHLMVVGYVAVRTGYIPKPVSILLILAGFGYTLIHGIYTFMPSLESVTHLLELILMAPMFVGEIGFGIWLLVRGRKLTMD
- a CDS encoding DUF402 domain-containing protein; amino-acid sequence: MSQIIHITSLKYPDSLHYEWEGELVWKTSNYVMVLCKAGRKLIHHTKNTTFTIDVTSLEFFSLKEGFTAAMEIRDGSIVSYYCNVASPAVLRGNELSYVDLDLDLIKRENEHWQVIDEEEFEINSLKYNYPLELKEGAIRSLEKLLSKVRKKEFPFSEDVLESLRPKHSNLLSHEPLGK
- a CDS encoding YcxB family protein, whose product is MSNTNSNTSKELSVTGTITPKEYKKFHSYHSGKLIKWVVIGTYILFFSLLTYLLYQPGDIWDYEEMASLLLVNSFLSVCLSFLFFLYGKGILFIKASREYKSDQLIKQDISYTFSGDGITQKRGRSVSYIQWKEIVSVREQPSMFLIYLSKSKAIVLPKRFFDSREELEAFKELIEGNVLAKKRNV
- a CDS encoding DUF5412 family protein, giving the protein MARRYNVWSFYLTLLILLSLANLVFSEWKVSPPSYILWGMSILTLILGIRGFKDRTGRLSRFRSWFTVILSPILSIFLFLGVIRFLFISEDLIKTSVSPDEQYQVEFYLLNGGATTSFGVIGKLDGPLWFEKTIYNQYPMDHANVKWLDDHTVSINNRILNLKEGETYLD